The following proteins are encoded in a genomic region of Glycine max cultivar Williams 82 chromosome 18, Glycine_max_v4.0, whole genome shotgun sequence:
- the LOC100784871 gene encoding uncharacterized protein, translating into MTFQPVPTLLLFLLLASANSHFALAGKRKVHIPDELDDVFDDEEDDAWREWGKKPEPSFPPSDISKLDPSQIQQEMMKRHAGPVIGFVKLRSGTRRTPDMVAEFAMKWTHVLRTGAVGVRFMGVDLNTIMFNLESIKDLEELKEFVLDQSEAYEIKMGDQFFRRPGDPPLDEVIEKHNSEKGKADNADSEEIDPNVKTEL; encoded by the exons ATGACCTTCCAACCCGTCCCCACTCTCcttctcttcctcctcctcgcGTCTGCAAATTCCCATTTTGCCCTCGCCGGAAAGCGCAAGGTCCACATCCCCGACGAGTTGGACGACGTGTTCGACGACGAGGAGGACGACGCGTGGCGAGAATGGGGCAAGAAACCCGAACCCTCTTTCCCTCCCTCCGATATCTCCAAGCTCGATCCCTCGCAGATCCAGCAGGAGATGATGAAGCGCCACGCCGGACCCGTGATCGGATTCGTCAAGCTCCGGTCAGGGACTCGCCGGACTCCG GACATGGTAGCTGAATTTGCAATGAAATGGACACATGTTCTGAGAACTGGAGCTGTTGGAGTAAGGTTTATGGGTGTTGATCTGAATACAATCATGTTCAACTTGGAAAGCATCAAAGACTTGGAAGAG TTGAAGGAATTTGTCTTGGACCAATCAGAGGCTTATGAGATCAAAATGGGGGATCAATTTTTTCGAAGACCTGGAGATCCACCTCTTGATGAAGTTATTGAGAAGCACAATAGTGAGAAAGGCAAAGCAGATAATGCTGATTCAGAGGAAATTGATCCAAATGTTAAAACAGAGTTGTAA
- the LOC100809469 gene encoding uncharacterized protein LOC100809469 (The RefSeq protein has 2 substitutions compared to this genomic sequence), translating into MGHLYALDFDGVICDSCGETAISALKAAKLRWPPLFDGVDSTIEDWIVDQMITVRPVVETGYETLLLVRLLLETRVPSIRKSSVSEGLKVEDILENWFKLKPIIMEEWNENREELIDLFGKVGDDWLERDFTGWIGANRLYPGTADALRFASSKVYIVTTKQSRFADALLRELAGVTIAPERLYGLGTGPKVEVLKKLQKMPEHQGLTLHFVEDRLATLKNVIKEPELDNWNLYLVNWGSNTQKEREEAQANPRIQVIELSDFSSKLK; encoded by the exons ATGGGTCATCTCTATGCTTTGGACTTTGATGGAGTTATCTGTGATAGCTGTGGTGAGACAGCTATCTCTGCTCTTAAG GCTGCCAAATTGAGATGGCCTCCCTTGTTTGATGGTGTGGATTCAACCATAGAAGATTGGATTGTTGACCAGATGATTACA GTACGGCCAGTGGTGGAAACTGGATATGAAACTCTTTTACTTGTGAGGTTGTTGCTTGAGACTAGAGTTCCATCCATCAGGAAGTCTTCG GTTTCGGAGGGGCTCAAAGTTGAGGATATACTGGAGAACTGGTTCAAATTGAAGCCTATCATTATGGAAGAATGGAATGAGAATAGAGAAGAACTAATAGACCTTTTTGGGAAGGTCAGAGATGACTGGTTGGAGAGGGATTTCACAGGTTGGATTGGAGCAAACAG ACTCTATCCTGGTACTGCTGATGCTTTAAGATTTGCAAGCTCAAAAGTGTACATTGTCACCACAAAACAG AGCCGCTTTGCTGATGCTTTACTAAGAGAGCTTGCTGGAGTGACTATAGCACCAGAAAGATTATATGGTCTAGGAACAGG TCCCAAGGTGGAAGTGCTAAAGAAGCTTCAGAAAATGCCAGAACACCAGGGGCTGACACTACA CTTTGTGGAAGACAGGCTTGCAACCCTTAAGAATGTCATCAAAGAGCCAGAGCTAGATAACTGGAATTTATATCTAG TGAATTGGGGGTTCAACActcagaaagagagagaagaagcaCAAGCCAACCCTAGGATTCAAGTTATTGAGCTCTCTGACTTCAGTAGCAAGCTGAAGTAG